A part of Polyangiaceae bacterium genomic DNA contains:
- a CDS encoding DUF935 family protein has product MAKPARATRSASVRDTRYHGRESAYVRKGGAVSPTVVTLPSRASNEYTAKRRRQAIDEAHDGRLMLGADLWRASLVEFGTSSGIASTISHGILGLPLNLQGDPEQVSALVDCDNTPGDFGLMFPESEAASVFLDGIGFGAGIGQMLEPKTREVGDRLIPRMRWWDPRWLRQDPNSQAWYLMTRDGEVEIKPGDGEWVLFTPYGDVKSYTKAPWIFSTLAFVFARDAAFDRQRHSEVCSPVRVMRADKPTTSQSRAKAKALLERMQRDNRFVLPEQYKYELIESTGKIADIYQAIIDWAGKEWAIGWTGQTVTTEGGKGFVTEGTIHQRIARDKLRFYAKVWFECLRTQYLTHWAWQNFGSCHPPTGGYNVDPPEDIAAKGTARGQWAQGIIQMNAAAKEIGGKLNAQWVIEDAQKQGVVIDMPDIPDLDDEGTENDLPTPGYAERCAAMLNEEPAEERCRHGNPNSCRDCGVRREDIRIKNA; this is encoded by the coding sequence TTGGCCAAACCCGCCCGTGCTACCCGCTCTGCATCCGTTCGCGACACCCGCTACCACGGGCGCGAGTCGGCATACGTGCGCAAGGGTGGCGCGGTATCCCCGACGGTCGTCACGCTGCCGTCGCGAGCCTCGAACGAGTACACCGCAAAGCGCCGGCGACAAGCTATCGATGAAGCGCACGACGGGCGGTTGATGCTCGGCGCCGATCTTTGGCGCGCGTCACTTGTCGAGTTTGGCACGTCAAGCGGTATCGCATCGACAATCTCACACGGGATCCTTGGCTTGCCGCTGAACCTGCAAGGCGACCCGGAGCAGGTGTCCGCGCTTGTCGATTGCGACAACACGCCCGGCGATTTCGGACTCATGTTCCCGGAGTCAGAAGCCGCGAGCGTTTTTCTCGATGGAATTGGCTTTGGCGCGGGCATCGGGCAAATGCTCGAACCGAAAACGCGCGAGGTTGGCGATCGACTTATCCCGCGCATGCGCTGGTGGGATCCGCGCTGGTTGCGACAGGACCCGAATTCGCAGGCGTGGTATTTGATGACGCGAGACGGCGAAGTCGAGATCAAACCGGGCGACGGCGAATGGGTACTTTTTACGCCCTATGGCGACGTCAAATCGTACACCAAAGCGCCTTGGATATTTTCGACGCTCGCATTCGTATTCGCTCGCGACGCCGCATTCGACCGACAGCGACATTCGGAAGTGTGCTCGCCGGTTCGTGTGATGCGCGCCGACAAGCCAACCACGTCGCAATCACGCGCCAAAGCCAAGGCGCTACTCGAACGAATGCAGCGAGACAACCGTTTCGTGCTCCCCGAGCAATACAAGTATGAATTGATCGAAAGCACTGGCAAGATTGCCGATATTTATCAGGCAATCATCGACTGGGCTGGCAAAGAGTGGGCAATTGGTTGGACAGGCCAAACCGTTACCACCGAGGGCGGCAAGGGGTTCGTTACGGAAGGAACGATTCACCAACGCATCGCACGCGACAAACTCAGGTTTTACGCCAAGGTTTGGTTTGAGTGTCTGCGAACGCAATATCTGACGCATTGGGCTTGGCAAAACTTCGGTTCATGCCATCCGCCGACGGGAGGGTATAACGTTGACCCGCCCGAAGATATCGCCGCAAAAGGCACGGCACGTGGTCAATGGGCGCAGGGCATTATCCAAATGAATGCGGCGGCAAAGGAAATCGGTGGCAAACTTAACGCGCAATGGGTCATCGAGGATGCCCAAAAACAAGGCGTTGTCATTGATATGCCGGACATTCCGGACCTCGACGATGAGGGCACGGAAAACGACTTGCCGACGCCTGGTTATGCTGAGCGATGTGCAGCAATGTTGAACGAGGAGCCTGCCGAAGAACGATGCAGGCACGGTAACCCAAACTCATGCCGCGACTGTGGCGTTCGTCGTGAGGACATCCGCATCAAAAACGCT